One genomic segment of candidate division KSB1 bacterium includes these proteins:
- a CDS encoding BatA domain-containing protein: protein MLSFLTLPYLWLGLAAAAIPVIIHLIHRNRAETVHFAAMRFLERTPAHLLRRQKLKQMLLLALRILALALLGLAFARPLLTGAQGQSMLVSEARSLALVIDISASMAAGHHLAEAVAAAGDVLRQARPRDQVSLIAAGAAVEVLAENVTPAEALAALARVQQRQSAGNLREAVQFADNLLQQAPGRQRQLHLFSDLQASNLPLGNLTLHSAAHLIPHAFEARWSNVALLAGERFDSDGRVVYACRVRNFAEQEQEIEVRLLPAGAGRRPLAVQRVILAPGAEQTIHFAAAGLALGETQEGARVFEISAALDEFAADNRFYVVPPAAPRNRVLLVVGEGGAERYLRSALELPGSDWKVTTSSPNTVAAMLTGDFTAMVLAGVTGMSPDAAQKLRAYVEQGGGLIIALGNRPPGETFNQLLAAVLPGRVLATVADARASVALTDIDFAHPVFSIFRDPANGDPSSIQVSRRYHIQPRAEAGRLAGFEDGLPALLELAVGRGRVLLWASTFDLSGGTLPVRGIFVPLLHQWLSYVRRAAAQNAVTLVGQPILIEGEFDAGSTITVTLPDGSRQEQSFATPAVFTETTAPGHYLFEQQGKRIWRAVNLDGRESDPLALPPEDLLARCNRPQEETQLSGVFGVAAPSARELERQQRLWRLALWAVLALLLCEGWLASRTPR, encoded by the coding sequence ATGCTCAGCTTTCTCACCCTTCCTTATCTCTGGCTTGGCCTGGCCGCCGCCGCGATTCCGGTGATCATACACTTGATTCATCGCAATCGCGCCGAGACGGTTCATTTTGCCGCCATGCGTTTTCTCGAACGCACGCCCGCGCATTTGTTGCGGCGCCAAAAACTGAAGCAGATGCTTCTGCTCGCCCTGCGCATACTCGCATTGGCGCTGCTCGGGCTGGCCTTTGCCCGGCCTCTGCTCACCGGCGCGCAGGGGCAAAGCATGCTCGTCTCTGAAGCGCGCAGTCTGGCGTTGGTGATTGACATTTCCGCGAGCATGGCAGCCGGCCATCATCTGGCGGAAGCCGTGGCCGCCGCCGGCGACGTGCTGCGCCAGGCCCGGCCCCGGGATCAGGTCAGCCTCATTGCTGCCGGTGCGGCGGTTGAGGTGCTGGCGGAGAATGTCACGCCCGCCGAGGCGCTCGCAGCGCTGGCGCGCGTGCAGCAGCGGCAATCCGCGGGCAACCTGCGTGAAGCGGTGCAATTCGCCGACAACTTGCTGCAACAGGCACCCGGCCGGCAGCGACAGCTTCATTTGTTTTCGGATTTGCAGGCCAGCAATCTGCCGCTCGGTAATTTGACCCTGCACAGCGCGGCACATCTGATCCCGCATGCTTTCGAGGCACGCTGGTCAAACGTCGCGCTGCTGGCGGGTGAGCGTTTCGACAGCGATGGCCGGGTTGTCTACGCCTGCCGCGTGCGCAATTTCGCGGAGCAGGAGCAGGAGATCGAGGTGCGGCTGCTGCCGGCGGGGGCCGGCCGCCGGCCGCTGGCGGTGCAGCGCGTCATACTCGCGCCCGGTGCCGAGCAGACCATTCACTTTGCGGCTGCCGGCCTCGCGCTCGGGGAAACGCAGGAGGGGGCAAGAGTATTCGAGATCAGCGCGGCGCTGGACGAGTTTGCCGCGGATAATCGTTTTTATGTTGTGCCGCCCGCCGCGCCGCGCAACCGTGTGCTCCTGGTGGTGGGAGAAGGCGGGGCGGAGCGCTATTTGCGTTCCGCCCTGGAACTGCCCGGCTCGGATTGGAAGGTCACAACCAGTTCCCCCAATACTGTCGCAGCGATGCTGACCGGCGATTTTACCGCCATGGTGCTGGCCGGCGTGACGGGCATGAGCCCCGACGCCGCGCAAAAGCTGCGCGCCTATGTCGAACAAGGCGGCGGTTTGATTATCGCCCTGGGCAACCGGCCGCCGGGCGAGACTTTCAATCAGTTGCTCGCAGCGGTGCTGCCCGGTCGCGTTCTTGCCACGGTGGCTGATGCCCGGGCGTCCGTGGCCCTGACCGACATCGATTTTGCGCATCCGGTGTTCAGCATCTTTCGCGATCCCGCCAACGGTGATCCCAGCTCGATTCAGGTGAGCAGGCGCTATCACATTCAACCCAGGGCAGAAGCCGGCCGGCTGGCTGGTTTTGAAGACGGCCTGCCGGCGTTGCTCGAACTGGCGGTGGGCAGGGGCAGGGTGTTGCTGTGGGCCTCGACGTTCGATTTGAGCGGCGGCACCTTGCCGGTGCGCGGCATCTTCGTGCCGTTGCTGCACCAGTGGCTCTCCTACGTGCGCCGTGCCGCAGCGCAAAACGCGGTGACGCTGGTCGGCCAGCCGATTTTGATCGAGGGCGAATTTGACGCCGGCTCCACCATTACGGTGACTTTGCCCGACGGCAGCCGGCAGGAGCAAAGCTTTGCCACGCCTGCGGTGTTCACGGAAACCACCGCACCGGGGCATTATCTTTTTGAACAGCAGGGCAAGCGCATCTGGCGGGCCGTCAACCTCGATGGCCGCGAATCTGATCCGCTGGCGCTGCCGCCGGAAGACCTGCTGGCGCGCTGTAATCGACCGCAGGAGGAGACACAGCTCAGCGGCGTCTTCGGTGTGGCGGCACCTTCAGCACGCGAGCTCGAGCGGCAACAAAGGCTCTGGCGTCTGGCCTTGTGGGCGGTGCTTGCGCTTTTGCTGTGCGAAGGCTGGCTGGCAAGTCGCACGCCGCGCTGA
- a CDS encoding glutamine amidotransferase, translating into MFDFLFKYSPVVYEQGRWLLRGQPSLLALLLGVALLLVLVWLAYRRTTAPLLPRWRAGLMLLRLAALALLAFCLLEPALSVTTVVSQKSSVLLLLDNSQSMAIADGSGGRRRIDQIAAWLGEASQANSMRARLQQNFRLEVRQFSSAVAPLPDAGQLQAGGASTNLAHALEYAGRQAQLGTLSGVVLVSDGAASAGADPLSAARALVAAKVPLFTVGVGTKISKDVQIAKVDAARLVLENAMVEVNTLIQARGYAGRQVEVELREGDTVIKRQPLVLQERSTRATLQFAPPQPGFAHYRVSLPQLPGELVTANNHKSFLLDSRNRLGRVLYVEELHPWEYKFIARAVAGDPALQLTSLLKTGTDKFLRLGLRHGGELAGGFPKSRSELFGYQAVVLGSMPASFFSTEQLQLLTAFVAERGGGFLMLGGRHAFGQGEYQRTPVADLLPVELPPFSAADGRAIAPQLHEEFRFTPTAEYLTRPLLQLDADPVKNAQMWEKLPLLQGYNPLGPAKPGATVLAVHPLHRPESPRILLATQRYGRGRTAVLATSSTWRWQMHLDHRDQTHERFWRQLLHWLSLQSPDPVTVELDRESFSPGEDLTLHIEVRDSAYVPVAEAGVSVKITAPDGEVVTLNASPDLSAGGARYAARYQTTREGLHTVEVFAYHHAGQFLGRAETAFLVEPSQAELANADLQTALLQRLAEITGGRYFHIDQSQDLPDAITVARSSFAKLTEHDIWDAPIFFLLLVALLASEWFLRRSRGLS; encoded by the coding sequence ATGTTCGATTTCCTGTTCAAATACAGCCCCGTGGTTTATGAACAGGGCCGCTGGCTGCTGCGCGGGCAGCCTTCACTCTTGGCGCTGCTGTTGGGGGTTGCGCTCCTGCTGGTCCTGGTGTGGCTGGCCTACCGTCGCACCACTGCACCCTTGTTGCCGCGCTGGCGCGCCGGCCTGATGCTTTTGCGCCTCGCCGCGCTCGCGCTGCTGGCGTTTTGCCTGCTGGAGCCGGCACTCTCGGTGACCACGGTGGTTTCGCAAAAGAGCAGCGTTTTGCTGTTGCTCGACAATTCGCAAAGCATGGCGATCGCGGACGGCAGTGGCGGCCGGCGTCGTATCGATCAAATCGCCGCCTGGCTGGGCGAGGCCTCGCAGGCGAACAGCATGCGTGCGCGCCTGCAGCAAAATTTTCGCCTGGAGGTGCGGCAGTTCAGCAGCGCGGTGGCCCCGCTGCCGGACGCCGGGCAACTGCAGGCCGGCGGCGCCAGCACCAACCTGGCGCATGCGCTGGAATATGCCGGCCGCCAGGCACAACTGGGCACGCTCTCGGGCGTGGTGCTGGTCAGTGATGGTGCGGCTTCGGCGGGTGCGGATCCGCTGTCAGCCGCCCGGGCGCTGGTTGCCGCAAAAGTGCCGCTCTTCACTGTTGGCGTGGGCACCAAAATCAGCAAGGATGTGCAAATTGCCAAAGTTGACGCGGCGCGCTTGGTGCTGGAAAATGCCATGGTGGAAGTCAACACCCTGATCCAGGCGCGGGGATATGCCGGCCGGCAGGTGGAGGTGGAATTGCGCGAAGGCGATACAGTCATCAAGCGCCAGCCGCTGGTGCTGCAGGAACGCAGCACGCGTGCCACGCTGCAATTCGCACCCCCCCAGCCGGGTTTCGCACATTACCGCGTCAGCCTGCCGCAATTGCCCGGCGAGCTGGTGACGGCCAACAATCACAAGAGCTTTTTGCTCGACAGCCGAAACCGCCTCGGCCGCGTGCTCTATGTCGAAGAACTGCATCCCTGGGAATACAAATTCATCGCCCGCGCCGTGGCAGGTGACCCCGCGCTGCAATTGACCTCGCTGCTGAAAACCGGCACGGACAAATTTCTGCGGCTGGGACTGCGGCACGGCGGCGAGCTGGCCGGCGGTTTTCCCAAAAGCCGCAGCGAGCTGTTCGGCTATCAGGCGGTGGTGCTGGGCAGCATGCCGGCCTCCTTTTTTTCCACCGAACAACTGCAACTGCTGACCGCCTTTGTTGCCGAGCGCGGCGGGGGTTTTTTGATGCTCGGCGGCCGCCATGCCTTTGGCCAGGGGGAGTATCAGCGCACGCCGGTGGCAGATTTGTTGCCCGTGGAGCTGCCGCCGTTTTCTGCCGCCGATGGCCGCGCCATTGCCCCGCAACTGCATGAAGAATTCCGTTTCACGCCCACCGCGGAATATCTCACCAGGCCGCTGCTGCAGTTGGATGCCGATCCGGTGAAGAACGCCCAGATGTGGGAGAAGCTGCCATTGTTGCAGGGCTACAATCCTCTCGGCCCGGCCAAACCGGGCGCCACGGTGCTGGCGGTGCATCCGCTGCACCGTCCCGAATCGCCGCGCATCCTGCTCGCCACCCAGCGCTATGGCCGGGGCCGCACCGCCGTGCTCGCCACCAGCAGCACCTGGCGCTGGCAAATGCACCTGGATCATCGCGATCAAACCCACGAACGTTTCTGGCGCCAGCTTCTTCACTGGCTCAGCCTGCAGTCCCCTGATCCGGTGACTGTGGAGTTGGATCGCGAAAGTTTTTCCCCGGGGGAAGATTTGACCCTGCACATCGAAGTGCGCGACAGCGCGTATGTGCCGGTTGCAGAAGCCGGGGTGTCCGTGAAAATCACCGCGCCCGACGGCGAGGTGGTGACGCTGAACGCCAGCCCCGATCTCTCCGCCGGCGGCGCCCGATATGCCGCCCGCTATCAAACCACACGGGAGGGCCTGCACACGGTCGAGGTCTTCGCCTACCACCACGCCGGACAATTTCTCGGCAGGGCCGAGACCGCGTTTTTGGTCGAGCCGTCACAGGCCGAGCTGGCCAACGCGGATTTGCAAACCGCCCTGCTGCAGCGTCTGGCAGAAATCACCGGCGGACGCTATTTTCACATCGACCAGTCACAAGACCTGCCCGACGCCATCACGGTGGCGCGCAGTTCTTTTGCGAAACTGACGGAGCACGACATTTGGGATGCCCCCATCTTTTTCCTGCTGCTTGTCGCCCTGCTTGCCAGCGAGTGGTTCCTGCGCCGCAGCCGGGGTTTGTCGTGA